In a genomic window of Methanosarcina horonobensis HB-1 = JCM 15518:
- a CDS encoding endonuclease dU: MNSDFHVKPEIRILGIDDSALLNEKVMIIGTVFRGGDWIDGVLRSEITRDGLDATETMITMIKNSRHYGQLRIIMLDGITYGGFNVVDIEELYRETGLPVIVVMRSYPDFEKIRSALRHFSDGEERWNIIKKAGKIEKLFTGRNEASIYIQKTGIGAKSAEKIIRLTSIRSSIPEPLRVAHLIATGIILGESRGRA; encoded by the coding sequence GTGAATTCAGATTTTCATGTAAAACCCGAAATCCGAATTCTGGGCATAGACGACTCTGCGCTTCTTAATGAAAAGGTAATGATAATAGGGACTGTTTTCAGAGGAGGAGACTGGATAGACGGAGTCCTGCGCTCGGAGATTACCAGAGACGGGCTTGATGCTACTGAGACTATGATCACGATGATAAAGAATAGCAGGCACTACGGCCAGCTAAGGATTATCATGCTTGATGGAATCACCTATGGAGGCTTTAACGTTGTCGACATAGAAGAGCTTTACAGGGAGACAGGACTTCCTGTTATTGTGGTCATGCGCTCCTACCCTGATTTTGAAAAGATTCGATCTGCTCTCAGGCATTTCTCAGATGGTGAGGAGCGCTGGAACATAATAAAAAAAGCAGGTAAAATAGAAAAACTATTCACTGGAAGAAACGAGGCTTCGATATACATCCAGAAAACCGGGATAGGAGCAAAAAGTGCAGAAAAGATAATCCGTCTTACTTCAATAAGAAGTAGTATTCCAGAGCCTCTCAGGGTCGCCCATCTGATTGCAACTGGGATAATTTTAGGGGAATCGAGAGGAAGAGCATAA